The nucleotide sequence GGGTTCGGAGGCGACCCGGGCCGTGGCGCAGATCGTGCTGCTCAACAACAGCTTCGCGACGCTGCCTTCGGTGGTGGCCGAGGGCCGCCGCGTCATCGGCAACATCACCCGGGTCGCGACGCTCTTCCTGACGAAGACGGTCTACTCGGTGCTGCTGGCGATCCTGGTGGTGTGCTTCCAGGTCGAGTACCCGTTCCTGCCACGGCACTTGACGCTGCTGTCCACGCTGACGATCGGTGTGCCCGCGTTCTTCCTGGCGCTGGCGCCCAACAAGGAGCGGGCGAGGCCGCACTTCGTGCGCCGGGTGATGCGGTACTCGATCCCCAGCGGGGTGATCGCGGGGGTGACGACGTTCGTCACGTATCTGCTGGCCCGTCAGTACTACTCGGGACCGGGCTCGTTGGGCGCGGAGACCAGTGCGGCCACGCTCACACTGTTCCTCGTGACGATCTGGGTGCTGGCCATCATCGCCCGCCCCTACACGTGGTGGCGCATCGGCCTGGTGGTGGCGATGGTGGTGGCGTTCCTGCTCGTGCTGGCGGTGCCGTGGCTGCAGAACTTCTTCGCGCTGAAGCTGGTGGGCTCGGTCCTGCCGTGGACCGCCGTCGTCATCGCGGCGGTCGGCGCCGTACTGCTGGAGCTGGCGTGGCGGTGGGTGGACCACAGGACGGCGAACGCCGGCCCGCGGTCCACCCGCGCGGTTACTTGACGGTGAGGCCGTCACCCGCGGCGATGACCGCCGGGGTGGTGGACGTGCCCGCGAAGTTCCAGCGCCAGTAGCCGGTGACCGTCGCCTTGGCGGTGGTCTTCAGGTTTCCGGTGCTGTTGGTGGTGACCGTCTTGACGGTCGTGTAGGTGCTGCTGGTCTTCGGGCGGAACTGGAGCTGCACCGACTGGCCGGTGTAGCCCGCGTACTTGTACGTCTCCCAGTTGGCGCGGGAGAGCTTGCCGGCGATCGTGATCGTCGCGCCCTTCTTGGCCGGCTCGGGAGTCGCGTCGACCGTGATCTTCGACAGCCGCTGCAGCCCCGTCGTGCCCGCGGTGTCGTTCTGCGTGATCTCTCCGTCGTTGGCGAGCACGGCCGCGCCGACGTGCCACGACTTGGAGTCGCTGTTGAGCAGGAACGCCGGGTCGACCGTCACGGTCAGCGTGCAGGTCGACGTGGTGGCGCTGGCCGCCTTGCAGGTGGCCGCGTCCTCGTTCTGCCCGAAGCCGAAGCTGTTCGGATCGTCCAGCGTCGTGCCCGTCCACAGGACCGTGGAGGCGTCGATGATCCCCGAGTCGTCCGACGCGGTGATGGCGACGGTGACCGTCTTCGGCGCCGTCGTGCCGACGACGATCTTGGCGCCGCCGTTCACGACGACCTTGCTGACCACCGGGGCGGTCGCGGCGGCCCGCGCGCGCTGGCGCGCCTGCGGGCCGACGGTGTGCCCGCCCAGCTTCGAGTAGGCGAGGTGACCGGCGCCCGGGCGGTCCTTGGCCGGGGCGGCCTGCGAGGCAGGTATCGCCAGGGCCGACAGGGCCAGGGCGCCGGACACGACGGCGACGGTGGCGCGAATACGCATGTGTTCCCCAATGACTGTCTGGTCTGGAGCCTGGTGGCTCGAAGGATCAGACAACAACAGGGCACAAATGGTTGTGTTCGATGTGAACTCGAAGTGAAGTTTCTGCTGACGTCTACTTCACGGTGACACCGTCGGCCGGCGACGAGATCGGGTTGGTCACCGCGTCACCGAGGTAGTCGAAGCGCCAGAAGCCGGTGACCGTGGCCGTCGACGTGGTCTTCAACGAACCGGTGGTGGTCGACTTGATGCCCTTGACGTTGGCGTACGTGGTCGTCGTCGGCGGCCGGAACTGCAGCCGCACCGAACGGCCCGCGTAACCCTCGTACTTCCTGGTCTCCCAGTTGGCGCGGGTGAGCAGCCCCGTGATGGTCACGGTCGAACCGGCCGTCGGCGGCTCGGGGGTGACGTCGGCGGTCAGCTTCGCGAGCCGCTGGACCGCTGTCGACCCCGCGACGGTGTCCTGCACGACGTCCCCGTCGTTCGCCAGCACCGCGGCGCTCGCGTGCCAGGTCTGGGCGTCGGTGTTGAGCATCCAGCCCGGGTCGAGGCTGACGGTGAGTGTGCAGGTCGACGTGGTGGCACTGGCCGCGACGCAGCTGGCCGCTTCCTCGTTCTGGTCGAAGCCGAAGGCGTCGGGGTCGTTCACGTCGGCGCCGATCCACAGGAACGTGGAGGCGTCGGAGATGCCCGAGTCGTCGGAGGCCGTGACGGAGACGGTCACCGTCTTCAGCGCGGCGGCGCCGACCACGGTGGGCGCACCGGCGTTCACGACGACCTTGTCGATCGTCGGGACGCTCGCGGCGGCGGCCCGCTTCGCCTGCGGCGCGACGGTGTGCCCGTCCAGTGTGAAGCCGAGGTGGCCCCCGCCCGGGCGGGCGTGGGACGGGGCGGCCTGGGATGCCGGCATGGTCAGTGCCGACAGGGCCAGGGCGCCGGACACGACTGCGACAGCAGCGCGAATACGCATGTGTTTCCCCCCTGGGAAATGTGTTCTACGAGTGATGACCCGACAGATCACACATGACCGGCACGTAAAGGGGGCCTGCTGAAGATGGACGTGCCGTGAAGATCAGTCGAACCATCGGTCGCGCTCCAACTCCTCGGTGCGCGAGGGGTCTTCGATCAGCGCGGCCACCTCGAACCGCCTCGGCCACTGCCCCGCGGCCCAGGCGAGGCCGGCCGCCACGCCTTCGAGCGTCGCCGCGTGCAGCACCCCGTCCGGTGTCCTGCGCCAGTCCAACTCGACACCGCCCGCGACCAGCTCGTCGTGCTCCACATACGTCTGCGGGGTCGCGGCGCCCAGCAGCGCCCGTACCGAGGCCGGTACGGCATGCTCCTCACCCTCGGACGTCACCTCGGCGGCGACCACCTCACTGAGCCGCCGCACCTGCAACAGCTCGGCCAACTCGGCCACCCGCACCGGGGACACCGGCAGCAGCGCCTGCCCCGCCGCCAGCGGCAGCAGATCGGGCGCGTCGGCGACGACCGCGTCAGCGGCGTCCACGACGCGCACGACGCCGTCCACGACGACCCGCAACTCGTCCGGCAGCGTGACCTGTTCGGGATCGAGATCGGCGAGCGCCGAATACAGCGCGTGCAGCTGCGCCGGGGTCACGTCCCGCTCCGGCTCGGCCAGCCGGCCCAACAGCTCGGCGGCGCCGCCCGGTTCGTCCAGCAGCGCGGCGACCGAGGTCCGCACCCCGAGCGCGCGCAGCACCTGCACGTCGTCGAAGCCGGTCGCGTCCACCGGGTCGTAGAGCCCGGCCAGCAGCGGATCACCGTTCGCCGAACGCAGCCCGGCAGGCCGCCGCCCGTCGAGCACCGGATGGTCACGCAGCCACCACGCCGTGTACGAACGGACGCTCTCCGTCGTCCCGTCGGGCAGCAGCACCCGTACGGGCGAGGTCAGCGCGTCCCGCAGCGGCGGCCGCGCCAGCAGGGCCAGCGCCTGCGGCCAGGCATCGTCGTCCACGAGATCCAGGTCCCGTACGGCGACGATCTCCGTCGCGACCGGCGGCACCGGCGTCTCGGGCAGCCGGTCCAGCACGTCCTCGCACCACACGTCGACGGCGTCCAGCAGCCCGGCGTCGTCGGGCTCGGCGAAGTCGCCCTCGCGGGGCTCCAGTTCGTCCGGGTCCAGCACTATGTCCGAGGCCCGCACCAGCGCGAAGTTGGCGAGCACCCCGCACGCGGCGAGCGGCTGCTCGCCCCAGCGCTCGGCCAGCTCGCCGTCGCAGAAGGCCAGTTCGTCCTCGCGCATCACAGCCGCGAACGGGCTGCCGGGCAGCACCAGTTCACCGGCCGGTGCCAGCTCGCCGTCCTCGTCGGTCAGCGCCAGCGCCCCCAGCCACGGCTCGTCGCCCGGCTCAAGTCCCGCGTCCCGGACGAGCCGCAGCACCGTCTCGGCCAGCTCGTCGGCGTCCGGCGTGTCCGCGTCCTCGTCCCACACCTCACCCGCGTCCATCGAGGCCGCCACGGCGGCCCGTACCTGCGGGGTCGTCAGCACCGCGCGCGGCGTCGCCGGCAGCGCGCCCAGCTTCTCCAGCAGCGGATGCGCCGCGTCGGGATGCGCGACCTTCAGCCCCAGCCTGGCCAGCTCCGCCGGTGCCTCCGTGTCGGGCAGCGGCAGCAGGATCTGCCGCGGCCCGATCGCCGTCCGCCCGTTGGCCAGCGGCACCGGAAGCCCGGACAGCCGGTCCGGATCCACCCCCGTCAGCGACTCGTACAGCCTGCGCCACCACTCGGGCGCCCGCTCGGCCCCCGCGATCCGCTCGACGGCGTCGCCCAGCGGCAGCCGGCCCACGCCGAGCGTCCGCAGCTCCGTGCGGCGCTCAAGTCCCCCCGGCAGCAGCGTCGGCAGCACCTCGGCCAGCACCAGCACGGTCTCGGCGCTCGCGCCCTCCACGACCTCGGCCTCGAACGGCCGCAGCGCCTTCGCCGGCTCCTCCTCGTCACCCGGCCCCGCGGGAGCCAGGAAGGCGACCCTCGGCAGCCGCTCCAGGATCGCCGCCCGCAGCCGCCCGTCCAGCTCCCCCTTGCCGAGCGGCCCCGGCACCAGGTCGATGGTCCCCGTCGACACCGGCTCCCAGCCGCCCAGCAGCTCCGCGAAGCCCTCGGCCGCCTGCCCCACGAGGAAGTCGGTCAGCGGTCCCGGCGCCGGATGACGACGCGTCGGATCCAGCGGGAACGAGGCGATCAGCAGCGCCGGAACGCCCAGCGGCTCGTCGGTCGGCGTCGGCGCGTGCACGAACGGCGCCGTACGCGGCCGCGCGGGCGCGCCGTCGCCGTCCACCGGCACCGCCCAGGTGACCGACCAGTGCGGCCGCAGCCGCTCCTCCACGGGCCGCCCCTCCAGCAGCGCGGCCTCGGTGACCCCGCTGCGGGCCACCACCCGCCAGCGGTGGATGTCCCCGCCGCCCGCGCTGTCGTCCACATGCACGTACGGCCCGTCCTCGGAGCGCCGCAGCACCCGGTCGCCCTCGGGCGTCTCGACGACGACCTCGGCGAGCCCGGCGAGGGTCAGCAGCAGCGCGTCGTCGATACCGGCGAGCAGCCGCTCGACCAGATCGAGCGCGGCGGCGTCCCGCAGCGGCAGGACCACGGCGGTGTCGTACCCGTCCGGCACGGTGCCCTCGGCGGGCAGCGGCAGCCGCAGCAGCGGTACGTGCCCGTCACGGCGCCGCAGCTCGTCCCCGAGCCCCGGGCTGTCCTGCGCGGCCTCCTCGGTCAGCGCGCGGGCGTCGGTGAGCGACCAGCGCACGCCGCCGTCCCGCCCGATCACCGCGGGCTCGTCGCTGACGGCCAGCACAGCGGCGAACCCGACGCCGAACCTGCCCACGGCGGTCTCGTTGTCGTCCCGCTTGGCGGAGGCGCGCAGCGTGGACAGCGACTCGACGCCGACGGCGTCGAGGGGAGCGCCGGTGTTGGCGGCGACGAGCACGGCGTCGCCGTCTGTGGGGCGCCGCAGCGTGAGCCGCAGCTGCCCTTCGGTACCGGCCCGCGCGGCGGCGTCCGCGGCGTTCTGGGCCAGCTCGATGACGAGCCGGTCGCGGTAGCCGCCGAGCGCGAGGTCCTCCTCGGCGTTGGCGTCCTCCCTGAACCGCGCGGGACTGGCGCCCCAGGCGTCGAGCACTCCCCGCCGCAGCCGCGCAGTTCCGAACGGGTCGGAACCCTCGGTCGTCCTGACGCTCACGCTGTGACTCCGCTCTTGTTCTGGCCGACGTGTATCCGGCCGAAGGTACCGGGTCGCCGTCCGGCGGGGTGCGGTGCCTTGGGTGCGGGTCCGTGGTTGCGGGTCTTGGTTGCGGTTGTCGCCGGGGGCCGTTCCGGGGTCGTGTCCTGCGCTGCATGATTTACGGCGCGTACTCCCGAGACGCGGAGCCACCGCCGAGATGCGCCACAAATCACGCTCTACGCTCCGGACACCACCCCTGCACGACCCCCTTCACCCCCCGGCCCACAGGGCGGCAACACCTCGGCCCGCAGGGCACCGCTCACCCGCGCTGACGCGGTGGTCTGCTGGGACCCGCCGGGGGGAGGGGGCCGGGGCCGGAGGAGGGGGGTGTCCGGACGTAAAGCGAAGGAGCTCATGCGACAAGCAGTCCGGACACCCCCCTCCGCAGGACCCGGAACCCGCCACCAGACAGCGAGACCGCAACCAGGAACCCGCCCGAGGGCTACGGCTGGCTCGGGCCGTCCGTCGGCTCACGGCCCGTGCCCAGCGGGAACGCGTCCGCGCCCATCGAGTCCAGTACCGGCGGCGGTGGCCGCAACGGCGCCGGCATGACCGCCGCCTCCGAGTGGCCGCCGCAGCCGTACGCCAGCGAGACGACATGCCCGTCCGCCGGCGAGAACTCGTTCGCGCAGACGCCGAAGGCCTGCCTCAGCGAGCCCGCCAGCGGCATCAGGAAGCCGCAGGAGACGCACGGGGCGGGCGCCGCCTGCGCCATCGCCGTCTTGGGGCCGAACGATTCGTCCCACCGGTCGGCGGCGACGTGCAGGCCGTACCGGGACAGCACACGCGCCCGGCGCATGCCCAGCTCCTCGGCGACGGCCGCGATCGTGCCGCGCACCGGCAGCTCCGAGGGGGGCGCCGGCGACGACAGCGGCGGCGTCAGCTCCGCGTCCTCCGCCTCCACCAGGTCCGCCAGGTTCTGCGGAGTGACCACTTCCGGGACCACCGAGTTCGGCGGCGGCGCGTCCTCGCCCGTGTAGCCGGGCTCCAGGCGCAGATCCTCCGCCTCGGTGGGCAGCAGGTCGCCCGGGCCCATGTCGCCGGGGCGCAGCCGTTCGCTCCACGGCACCCATTCGGGGGCCAGCAGCGAGTCGGGGCCCGGCAGCAGAACCGTCTCGTCCAGCGTGACGAGCTTGGAGCGGGACGCGCGGGTCACCGTCACGGCCCAGCGCCAGCCCCGGTAGCCGGGCTCCTTGCATTCGAAGAAGTGGGTGACCACGCGGTCCCCGTCGGCCACCGCCGAAACATGCTCCCCCACGACGGCGGGCGCCGCCGTTTCCTCGGCGGCCGCCCTGGCGAGGTCTACCGCCTCGGCGCACAGACGGTCAGGGGTACGGCTTCGCGTCGTCGCAGCACTCACAGGTCTCGCTTCTCTCCTACGCCGTATCACGGGTGCGCCGGCCGATCAGCGGTGTACGAGCCGAGGGCGGAGCGGACCTGGGGACCGCATCGACGTCCAACGCCCGACCACTTCCCGGGCACACCTACCGTCATCCATTCTGCGGGATGACGAAGAGGCGCGCGGCCGAGAACAACCGCCGGTGGCGCGCTACGCACGCTACCCCCTCTCTCGCCCCCCGCCCACCTGCACGCCGTCTCTTCCCGCAGTTCGGACAACACCGCAACAAGGCCGTGACCCTACGGAGGGCCGGGTGAGGAGGGGTCGGAGCGGCGCGGCGCCCGGCCCCGTCATGGCCGAGATCGGTTCGGTTTCCCGGCGTGTGGGGCACTATGACGGGGTGGCAGCCGCAAGGTCGTCCGATGACGCCGGCTCGCTCCGCAAGACGGCGCGGGCCATGAGTCGTGCCCTGAGGGCGCCGTTCACCCGCACGGCGAAGGGGATCCGCAAGGTCACGCACGCCCATGGGGCGGGCGAGTCCGGGCTGGGAAAACTGATCGAGCTGCACGCCGTGAACGGCGCGGGCGACGTCATGATCACGGTCGCGCTCGCTTCCACGGTGTTCTTCTCCGTGCCGACGGACGAGGCGCGCGGCCGGGTCGCCCTGTATCTGGCTGTGACGATGGCGCCCTTCACCCTGCTGGCCCCGGTGATCGGTCCGCTCCTGGACCGGGTGCCGCACGGCAGGCGCGCCGCCATGGCCATCGCGATGCTCACCAGGGCCGTCCTGGCCATCGCGATGTCGAGCGCCGTGGCGACCGGGGGGCTTGAGCTGTATCCGGCGGCGCTCGGCGTGCTGGTCGCGTCGAAGGCGTACGGGGTGGTGCGCAGCGCGGTCGTACCGCGGCTGCTGCCGCCGCGCTTCCCGCTGGTGCGGGCGAATTCGCGGGTGACGCTGGCCGGGCTGCTGGCGACGGGGATCGCCGCCCCGATCGGGGCGGGGCTGCAGTCGCTGGGGTCGCCGTATCCGCTGTACGGGGCGTGCGCGATCTTCCTCGGGGGTACGTTCCTGGCGCTGTCGATGCCCGCCAAGGTCGACTCGGCGAAGGGTGAGCGCAAGGCGCAGCTGCTGGCGCACGGGAAGACGAAGCGGCCCAGTCTGCGGTCGGTGGGGCCTTCGGTGCTGCACGGCCTTGAGGCGAACTCGGCGCATCGCGCGCTGTCCGGCTTCTTGATCTTCTTTCTCGCGTTCCTGCTGCGGGAACAGCCGCTGTCCGGGCTGAGCGAGGCCGTCTCGCTCGGCATCGTGGGGGTGTCGGCCGGGGCGGGGAACGCGCTGGGTACGGCGGTGGGCGCCGCGCTGAAGTCCCGGGGTCCCGAGGTGATCATCGCCTCGATGCTGGGGATCGCGCTGACCGCGGCTGTCTTCGCCGCGCTGTTCTTCGGCGGGGTGATGGTGGCGATCCTGTGCGCCGTCGCGGGTCTGACGCAGGCGCTGTCGAAGCTGTCGCTGGACGCGGTGATCCAGCGTGACGTGCCGGAACAGGTCCGTACGTCGGCGTTCGCGCGGTCCGAGACGGTGCTCCAGATGGCCTGGGTGGTGGGCGGCGCGGTGGGTATCGCGCTGCCGCTCAACGGGGTGCTGGGGATGTCGGTCGCGGCGAGCGTCATCGCGGTCGGCGCGATCGCCGCTGTACGGGGGCTGCTGGGTGCGGCCAGACGCGGCTCGCCGCACCCCCGCGCCGCCTGAGCCGGAACGACCGATAGCCTTCGGCCCATGACCGTTGCGTTCTTCTCTGGTAAGGGCCGCAGGGCCGGTGTCGCCCTCGGTGCCGTGTCGGCCGGGCTCCTCGTCCTCGCCGCCTGTGACAAGCCCACCCCCATCGCCACCGTGACGGTCGGGACGAGTACGACCCACACCGAGGCGTCCTGCTACAACGACGGCAACGCGATCAAGTCGGGCGACGTCAAGCCCTGCCTGAACGAGAAGGCCGGCCACAGCATCAAGGTCGCCAGCGAGGACACGGTCAGGTTCGGGGTCGACCCGAAGATCGCCGACCACGGCTGGGAGCTGTTCCTCAACGGCCAGCAGGCCGAGGGCACGCCGAGCAAGACGACGTACCGCACCTTCCCCGGCGCCTCGTTCTTCCAGGCCAACCAGCAGACCGGCCAGCCCGCCCCGGACAGCCTCCAGGTCAGCGTCGTGGAGATCGGCGGCGCCGGCGGCCAGGAGATCTTCGGTGTCTGGCACTTCGAGCTCAAGAAGAAGAAGTCCTGACGCTGCCATGCGCGTACTGGTGGTGACGGCGGTCGCGGCGGAGGCGGACTCCGTCGTCGCCGGGCTGACCGGGTTCGAGCGCCGCGAGGTGCCCCCGCTGCCCGGTGGTCGCACCCTGACCGCCGGTACGACGGGGGGCGGCGCCCTGGTGGGCGTCCTCGCGGGCGGGGTCGGACCGGCCGCCGTCGCCGCGGCCACGGCCACGGCGCTGGCTGTCGGTGACCCGTACGACCTGGTGGTCTCCGCCGGCATCGGCGGCGGCTTCGCGCCGCATGCCCCGCTCGGCTCGGTCGTCGTGGCCGACGCCGTGGTGGCCGCCGATCTGGGCGCCGACACGCCCGACGGCTTTCTCGCCGTCGAGGAACTGGGTTTCGGCCGCGGCGTCCATCTGCCGCCCGCGGAGCTGACGGCCCGGATGGCCGTGGCGACCGGGGCCGTACTCGCCCCCGTACTGACCGTCTCGACCGTGACCGGCACGGCCGCCCGTACGGCGGAGCTGACCGCACGTCACCCCCGGGCAGCCGCCGAGGGGATGGAGGGCTTCGGCGTCGCCGAGGCCGCGGCCGGGTACGCCCTTCCCTGTGCCGAGCTGCGCGCGATCTCCAACGTCGTAGGACCGCGCGACCGGGACGCCTGGCGGATCGGCGCGGCGCTGGAGTCGCTGCGGCGCGCGGTCACGCTGCTCACCCCCGTTTTCGAGGAGTCGTCATGACCCTGCAGATCGCCTATTCGCCCTGCCCCAACGACACGTTCGTCTTCGACGCCTGGGCGCACGGCCGGGTGCCGGGCGCGCCGGCGCTCGATGTGACGTTCGCGGACATCGACATCACCAACGGCATGGCGGAGCGGGGTGAGTTCGACGTACTGAAGGTCTCGTACGCCGTGCTGCCGTGGGTACTGGACGAGTACGCGCTGCTGCCGTGCGGCGGGGCCCTGGGCCGTGGCAACGGGCCGCTGGTCCTCACGCGGGACGCGGACACCGATCTGACGGGGAAGACCGTCGCCGTGCCGAGCGAGCGCTCGACGGCGTATCTGCTGTTCCGGCTGTGGGCTGCGGACGTCGTCCCCGGCGGGGTCGGCGAGATCGTCGTCATGCCGTTCAACGAGATCATGCCTGCGGTGCGCGACGGCAAGGTGGACGCCGGTCTCGTCATCCACGAGGCGCGTTTCACCTATCAGGATTACGGGCTGAATTCGCTGGCCGACATGGGCGAGCACTGGGAGACGACGACGGGGCTGCCGATCCCGCTGGGCGCGATCATCGCGAAGCGCTCGCTGGGCGAGGAGACGCTGCGGCTGCTCGCCGAATCGGCCCGTACGTCGGTGCGGATGGCGTGGGACGACCCGGCGGCGGCGCGGCCGTACGTGGACGAGCACTCCCAGGAGATGGACCCGGCCGTCGCCGACCAGCACATCGCCCTGTACGTCAACGAGTTCACCGCCGACCTGGGCGAGGACGGCTACGCGGCCGTACGCGGCCTGCTGACGCGGGCGGCGACCGAGGGGCTCGTACCGCCCCTCGGCCCTGACGCGCTGCGTTTCGTGTAGCCGTGCCGTCGGGTGGGCGGGCCGGTCAGACGTCGAGCTGGTCGGCCACCGCGCGGAGCAGTCCGGCGATCTTCTTGCCGTGCACCTTGTCGGGGTAGCGGCCGCGCTCCAGCATCGGGGAGATGTTCTCCAGCAGGGTCGTCAGGTCCTGGACGATCGAGGCGAGTTCGTCGGGCTTGCGGCGCTGCGCGGCGGCGACGGAGGGCGCGGGGTCCAGCACCGTGACCGACAGGGCCTGGTCGCCGCGCTGGCCGGCCACGACGCCGAACTCCACACGCTGGCCCGGCTTGAGCGCGTCGACTCCGGCGGGCAGGACGGACGAGTGCACGAAGACGTCGCCGCCGTCGTCGCGGGAGAGAAAGCCGAAGCCCTTCTCGCTGTTGAACCACTTGACCTTGCCGGTAGGCACGTCTGTCCTCGTCCTCGTTCTCGTAAGGGGCGCGCTCCGGCCCGCCGGGGCGCGCGCAGCACGGAAAAAACGCTCTGGAGAGCACTACAGCGGGCCCGTTGACCCGCCATCCCCAAGGCTAGTGGTCCAGGGGCTGGTGACAAGACGTCGCCGGACGGTTCCTGTCCGCTCCCGTCGGCATGGAACTACCCTGGTGAGGTGACTGCTACTCCTGCACCCCGCACCGCGGACGAAGCCGCTCCCGGCGACGGCCTGGTCCGTATCGGCGCGATCGTCTTCATCGTCGGCGCCGTCGCCACGCTGGTGACCGTCGCGCCGCTGTTCCTCGGCACGCGTCCGTTTCCTTCGGTGGCCTACGCGATCTGCATGCTGATGGCGGTCGGGTTCGTCATCGCCGCCGTCGGCATACTGCGCACGATCGGCGCGCAGCGCCGTCAGGCGAAGTCGGCCGCGGCCGCGTCGCGCGCGGGGCGCTCGGCCGCGTAACCGCGCAGCCAGTTGGGGAAGGCCGTCAGGTCACGCAGGATCACCTCGGCGCCGGCGGCGCGCAGCTCCTGCTCGTCGCAGGGCCCTGTCGGTACGCCGACGGAGAGCGCGCCGGCCGCGCGGGCGCCGCGTACGTCACCGGTGTGGTCGCCGACGTACACCGTCGCGCCGTACTCGCGGAGCGCTTCCGCTTTCGCCTCGGCCCACAGCCAACCGACCACGGCGTCGGGTTCGATGCCGAGGTGGGAGAGGTGGAGTTCGGCGTTCGGCTCGTGCTTGGCCGTCACGACGATCGCCCGGCCGCCGAGTTCCTGGACGGCGGCGACGGCGGCGCGGGCGCCGGGCATCGCGAGGGTCGGGGTGATCGCGAATGTGGGATAGATCTCCCGGTAACGGTCACCCATCTCCTCTATCCGGTCCTCCGGGAACCACTGCGCCAACTCCTCGTCGAGCGGCGGACCGAGCCGCGTCACGGCGAGGTCCGCGTCGATGAAGACGCCGGTCTCGGCGGAAAGTGCCTGGTAGGCGGCGTGGATGCCGGGTCGCGAGTCGATGAGCGTCATATCGAGGTCGAAACCGACAGTGGGTCCTTGCCGCGCCGTGAGGGATGCCATGAGACCCATTGTGCCCAGGTCGGCGGCCGGATCCGGCTGGCTAGACTTAGCCAAGCCTAACCATCCCGGGGACACGTCTTCGCTGTCTCCGCCCGCTGATCTTGTTGATTGGTCCTGATGCCAGCCGCCGCCCCGACGAGCCCGAGTGCCACCCCGAACACCGGTCGAAGGACCCAGGACGAAGGCGCTCCCGGTGCCCGGCGGGCCGTGCTCGCCCGCCGGGCCGGCTGGACCGCGGCGGCGGTCGTCGCCCTGCTGCTCGCGGTGCTGCTGAGCCTCGGCGTCGGGGCGCGGGCCGTCGGCCCGTCCGCCGTGTTCGACGCGCTGCTGCACGGCGGGCACAGCGACGACGCCGAAGTCGTCCGCCAACTCCGGGTGCCCCGCACCCTGCTGGGGCTGATGGTCGGTGCGGCGCTGGCGCTGGCGGGCACCGCCTTGCAGGGCATCACCCGTAACCCGATCGCCGACCCGGGCATCCTCGGCATCAGCCAGGGCTCGTCGGTGGGGGTGGTGCTGGCCATCTCGGTGGCCGGTGTGCACACCCTGTCCGGTTATGTGTGGTTCGCCTTCGCGGGCGCGGCCGTCGCTTCGGTGGTGGTGTACGCCATCGCTTCGAGCGGCCGGGGCGGTGCGACGCCGGTGAAGCTGGCGCTGGGCGGCGCGGCCGTCAACGCGCTGCTGGTGTCGGTGACTCAGGGCGTACTGACCACGAACGCGGCGACGCTCGACGAGTTCCGCTTCTGGCAGGTGGGGTCCGTGGCGGGGCGCGATGCCGGAGTCGCGGGCCAGGTCTGGCCGTTCCTGCTGATCGGCGCGGTGCTGGTGGTGTCGGTCGCGCGCGGGCTGGACGCGCTGGCGCTGGGCGACGACGTCGCGAAGGGGCTCGGCCAGAACGTCGCCACCGTACGGATCGTGGGCGGCGTCGG is from Streptomyces sp. NBC_00370 and encodes:
- a CDS encoding DUF5707 domain-containing protein produces the protein MRIRATVAVVSGALALSALAIPASQAAPAKDRPGAGHLAYSKLGGHTVGPQARQRARAAATAPVVSKVVVNGGAKIVVGTTAPKTVTVAITASDDSGIIDASTVLWTGTTLDDPNSFGFGQNEDAATCKAASATTSTCTLTVTVDPAFLLNSDSKSWHVGAAVLANDGEITQNDTAGTTGLQRLSKITVDATPEPAKKGATITIAGKLSRANWETYKYAGYTGQSVQLQFRPKTSSTYTTVKTVTTNSTGNLKTTAKATVTGYWRWNFAGTSTTPAVIAAGDGLTVK
- a CDS encoding DUF5707 domain-containing protein; protein product: MRIRAAVAVVSGALALSALTMPASQAAPSHARPGGGHLGFTLDGHTVAPQAKRAAAASVPTIDKVVVNAGAPTVVGAAALKTVTVSVTASDDSGISDASTFLWIGADVNDPDAFGFDQNEEAASCVAASATTSTCTLTVSLDPGWMLNTDAQTWHASAAVLANDGDVVQDTVAGSTAVQRLAKLTADVTPEPPTAGSTVTITGLLTRANWETRKYEGYAGRSVRLQFRPPTTTTYANVKGIKSTTTGSLKTTSTATVTGFWRFDYLGDAVTNPISSPADGVTVK
- a CDS encoding sacsin N-terminal ATP-binding-like domain-containing protein, whose amino-acid sequence is MSVRTTEGSDPFGTARLRRGVLDAWGASPARFREDANAEEDLALGGYRDRLVIELAQNAADAAARAGTEGQLRLTLRRPTDGDAVLVAANTGAPLDAVGVESLSTLRASAKRDDNETAVGRFGVGFAAVLAVSDEPAVIGRDGGVRWSLTDARALTEEAAQDSPGLGDELRRRDGHVPLLRLPLPAEGTVPDGYDTAVVLPLRDAAALDLVERLLAGIDDALLLTLAGLAEVVVETPEGDRVLRRSEDGPYVHVDDSAGGGDIHRWRVVARSGVTEAALLEGRPVEERLRPHWSVTWAVPVDGDGAPARPRTAPFVHAPTPTDEPLGVPALLIASFPLDPTRRHPAPGPLTDFLVGQAAEGFAELLGGWEPVSTGTIDLVPGPLGKGELDGRLRAAILERLPRVAFLAPAGPGDEEEPAKALRPFEAEVVEGASAETVLVLAEVLPTLLPGGLERRTELRTLGVGRLPLGDAVERIAGAERAPEWWRRLYESLTGVDPDRLSGLPVPLANGRTAIGPRQILLPLPDTEAPAELARLGLKVAHPDAAHPLLEKLGALPATPRAVLTTPQVRAAVAASMDAGEVWDEDADTPDADELAETVLRLVRDAGLEPGDEPWLGALALTDEDGELAPAGELVLPGSPFAAVMREDELAFCDGELAERWGEQPLAACGVLANFALVRASDIVLDPDELEPREGDFAEPDDAGLLDAVDVWCEDVLDRLPETPVPPVATEIVAVRDLDLVDDDAWPQALALLARPPLRDALTSPVRVLLPDGTTESVRSYTAWWLRDHPVLDGRRPAGLRSANGDPLLAGLYDPVDATGFDDVQVLRALGVRTSVAALLDEPGGAAELLGRLAEPERDVTPAQLHALYSALADLDPEQVTLPDELRVVVDGVVRVVDAADAVVADAPDLLPLAAGQALLPVSPVRVAELAELLQVRRLSEVVAAEVTSEGEEHAVPASVRALLGAATPQTYVEHDELVAGGVELDWRRTPDGVLHAATLEGVAAGLAWAAGQWPRRFEVAALIEDPSRTEELERDRWFD
- a CDS encoding DUF3027 domain-containing protein, producing MSAATTRSRTPDRLCAEAVDLARAAAEETAAPAVVGEHVSAVADGDRVVTHFFECKEPGYRGWRWAVTVTRASRSKLVTLDETVLLPGPDSLLAPEWVPWSERLRPGDMGPGDLLPTEAEDLRLEPGYTGEDAPPPNSVVPEVVTPQNLADLVEAEDAELTPPLSSPAPPSELPVRGTIAAVAEELGMRRARVLSRYGLHVAADRWDESFGPKTAMAQAAPAPCVSCGFLMPLAGSLRQAFGVCANEFSPADGHVVSLAYGCGGHSEAAVMPAPLRPPPPVLDSMGADAFPLGTGREPTDGPSQP
- a CDS encoding MFS transporter, whose translation is MAAARSSDDAGSLRKTARAMSRALRAPFTRTAKGIRKVTHAHGAGESGLGKLIELHAVNGAGDVMITVALASTVFFSVPTDEARGRVALYLAVTMAPFTLLAPVIGPLLDRVPHGRRAAMAIAMLTRAVLAIAMSSAVATGGLELYPAALGVLVASKAYGVVRSAVVPRLLPPRFPLVRANSRVTLAGLLATGIAAPIGAGLQSLGSPYPLYGACAIFLGGTFLALSMPAKVDSAKGERKAQLLAHGKTKRPSLRSVGPSVLHGLEANSAHRALSGFLIFFLAFLLREQPLSGLSEAVSLGIVGVSAGAGNALGTAVGAALKSRGPEVIIASMLGIALTAAVFAALFFGGVMVAILCAVAGLTQALSKLSLDAVIQRDVPEQVRTSAFARSETVLQMAWVVGGAVGIALPLNGVLGMSVAASVIAVGAIAAVRGLLGAARRGSPHPRAA